TTCGCCCGCAAGGACCAGGGGCTGCAGCTGCGCCGGGCGCTGAACCGCGCCGCCTGGGTCGACCTCGAAGTGCTGCTGGAAACCTATGCCGAGGCCGAGAAATCCAGCAAGCAGGCGGCCATGAACAGCGTGGCCGATGATTTCCAGAAGCGCGTGCAGGGCGCAATCGGGTCCATCGGCCAGTCGGTGCGGCAGATGGAGGAGGCGGTGCGCACCATGTCGGGCAGCGCCGAGCAGTCGCTGCGCAATGTCGAGGCGGTGGCCGGCGCCAGCCAGGCCGCCTCGGGCGAGGTGGCGACCGTCGCCGCCGCGGCCGACGAGCTCTCCGCCTCGGTGAACGAGATCACCCGCCAGGTCAGCCAGTCCGCCACCATCGCCACCCAGGCGGTGGCCGAGGCGCGGCGCACCGACGGCATCGTGCAGGCCCTGGCCGAGGGCGCCGGGCGCATCGGCGAGGTGGTGCGGCTGATCAGCGACATCGCCGGCCAGACCAATCTGCTGGCGCTGAACGCGACGATCGAGGCGGCGCGCGCCGGCGATGCCGGCAAGGGCTTCGCGGTGGTCGCCTCGGAGGTGAAGAACCTCGCCACCCAGACCGCCAAGGCCACCGAGGATATCAGCCAGCAGATCGGCCAGATCCAGTCGGCGACCGGCGACGCGGTGCGCGCCATCCAGGGCATCGCCTCGACCATCGACGGCATCAACCAGGTGGTGTCCAGCATCTCCGCCGCCGTCGAGGAGCAGGGCTCGGCCACCGCCGAGATCGCCCGCAGCGCCCGCATGGCGTCCGAGGGCAATCAGCGCGTCACCAACCTGATGCAGGAGGTCGGCAAGCGCGCCGAGGAAACCCGCGAGATCGCCGGCACGCTCAGCCGCAGCTCGGGCGAGCTGGGCACGCAGACCGGCGGGCTGAACACCGCGGTGGGCCAGTTCCTGGACAATCTGCGCAGGGCTTGAGACGGAACCGCCTTGTTGTTGCGGGATCGGTGCGGTGTGATGGGGCGGCACGCAGAGGAGCCCGCCATGCCTGACGAGCAGACCAAGCCCGCCATCCCGCCGGCGCCCCGGGCCGGCAAGAACCCGCTGCCCCCCGCCGCGCCGGCACCGCAGGCCGCGGCGGAATTGTCGGCCGAGGAGCTGGACCAGCTGGCCGGCGCCGGGCCCCGCCATGCGCATTTCTCCTGACGCGGTCGCGGGCCAGACATGACGCAGCATGATCCGAAGGCGGCGCCCACCCCGGCGCCGCCCGCATCCGGGCCGGCCGCGCCGCCCACGCCTCCGCCCGCCGAACTGTCGGAGGAGGCGCTGAACGGTATCGTCGGCGGCGTCGCCCCGGGGCGCGGCCTGTCCTGAACGCCAGGCCGGGCGCTGCCCGGCCTAGTCGGGCTGGATCCGCGCCTCCCGCACCACCTGGGTCCATTCGGCCAGCTCGCGCTCCACCCGCGCCTGCAATTCCGCGGGCTGCTGCAGGCGGATGATGGCGCCCTGCTCCTCCGCCCGGCGGCGGAATTCGGCGCTGTCCACCACGCTGTTGCAGGCCTCGCTCAGGCGCCGCAGCACCGGCTCGGGCGTGCCGGCGGGGGCGAAGACGGCGAACCAGCCGATCACCTCCAGATCGGGCAGCCCGGCCTCGGCCAGCGTCGGCACATCGGGCAGGGCCGGGTGGCGCTGCGCCGCGGTGATGGCGATGGCGCGCAACCGGCCCTCGCGCACGAAGGGCATCAGCGGCGGCGGCGTGGTCATCATCATCTGCACCCGCCCGGCCACCAGATCCTGCGTCGCCGGGCCGGTGCCGCGATAGGGCACATGCACCATCTGCGCCCCGCTGCGTAGCTTCAGCAGCTCCGTCCCCAGATGCTGCAGCGAGCCGGTGCCGGCGGAGGCATAGTTCAGCTGCCCCGGATGGGCCTTGGCATAGGCCACCAGCTCGGCGAGCGTCGTCGCCGGGATGGAGGGGTGCAGGAAGATCACCTGCGGCGCCTCCAGCAGCAGGGAGACGGCGGCGAAGTCGCGCTTCACGTCATAGCCGGGATTGGGCAGCAGCGCCGGCGTGCCGGTGTGGTAACCGGAATACTGCACCAGCAGCCTGGTCCCGTCGGGGCGGGCCCGCGCCACATCCTGCGTGCCCAGCGCGCCATTGGCGCCGGCCTTGTTCTCCACCACCACCGTCTGGCCGAGCTGGCGCGACAGCGGCTCGGCCAGCAGGCGCGCGGCGAAATCGGTGGTGCCGGCGGGCGCCGTCGGCACCACCAGGGTGATGCTGCCCGAAGGCGCCCCGCCTTGCGCCCGGGCGCCGCGCGCCCCGGCCAAGGCCGCCCCCGCGGCCAGCGCCGCCCCCAGCGCCCGGCGGCGCCCCATGCCTGTCGTTCCGGACATGGCTTCCTCCCTGTTCTGCTTGCCGCCAGCATGGCGGGGCGGCGGGGGCGGGCCAAGCGCTTCCTGCAAGGATCGCGGGGTGCCGGGCAGCAGGGGGATGGATCGTGATCCGGCGGGCCAGGGCATCCTGCCGGCCGGCGCCGCCGGCGGAAGCCCCGCTCCGGCCTAGCCGCCAAGCTCGCCGCGCAGCGCCTGCATGCGGGCCAGGATGCGCTCGGCCGCGCCATCGCTCTCCTCCAGCCGGGTCGGCTGCGACAGCGCCGCCAGCTCGTTGCGCACATCGCGCGTGGCATTCTGCACCGGCGGCGTGCCCTGCAGCTCCTGCGGCGCGCGGCGCAGCGTGTCATGCGCCTGCTGCGCCGCCGCCTTCAGGTCCATGCGCGCCGGCGTCATGCCGCGCTGCGCATTGCCGGCCGGCTCCCGCCCGCTGCGCTCGATCGCCTGGCGCAGCTGGCCGATGGTGCCGTCCAACATCGCCAGCCAGGCCTGGCGGTCGGGCGCCGCATGGGTGGGGCTGGGCGGCTGGATGGTGTCCGATTGCGGCCGCCCGCCCGCGCCACCGCCCTGCGGCGGCACGGTGGCGGCGGGCTGCGCCAGGGCCGGCGCGGCGCCGAGGGCGAGCACGCCGGCCAGGGCCAGAACATGGTTGCGCATGGTGTCTCTCCTGCGGGGGTCCTGCCTCAGCAACAGCCCCGCGCGCGGCGGGTTCGCCCCTTGCCGGGGCGGGCCGCGCATCGCAGCATCGCCGCCATGAGCCTCGCATCGCCCACCCTGGCCGAGACCATCCGCCTGCGCCTCGCCGAGGACATCCATGCCGGCCAGCTGCCGCCGGGCGCCGAGATCGATGAGAGCGCCCTGGCCGAGCGCTTCGGCGCCTCCCGCACCCCCGTGCGTGAGGCACTGCGCGAGCTGGCGGCGCAGGGGCTGGTGGAGATCGTGCCGCGGCGCGGCGCCCGCGTGGCGCGCGTCACGCTGGAGCAGCTGGGCGAGCTGTTCGAGCTGCTGGCCGAGACCGAGGCGATGTGCGCCCGCTTCGCCACCTGGCGCATGACGGCGACCGAGCGCTTCGCGCTGCAGCGGCTGCAGGCGGAGTTCGCGCCGCGGCCGGAGGAGGCGCCCGGCGCGCTGGCCGATTACGACAGCTACAATCGCCGCTTCCACGAGCTGATCTATCGCGGCACGCATAATGGCATGCTGGCCGCGCATGCGGCGGCGCTGCGCCAGCGGCTCGACCCCTATCGCCGCGCCCAGTACCGCGGCGACCGGCGCATCGAGCAATCCTATGCCGAGCACCAGGCG
This sequence is a window from Pseudoroseomonas cervicalis. Protein-coding genes within it:
- a CDS encoding globin-coupled sensor protein; the encoded protein is MSHSLSAEQKRRFAVFRMTEEDVATLQGLSGFAQQRLPALLEALHAELSAWPEIRDALSKPEVHKVRVAHWIRVASGQFGEGFMDSARALASAFYKHGVPGYAVTICHATVINAVLAELEATPRQGGWFARKDQGLQLRRALNRAAWVDLEVLLETYAEAEKSSKQAAMNSVADDFQKRVQGAIGSIGQSVRQMEEAVRTMSGSAEQSLRNVEAVAGASQAASGEVATVAAAADELSASVNEITRQVSQSATIATQAVAEARRTDGIVQALAEGAGRIGEVVRLISDIAGQTNLLALNATIEAARAGDAGKGFAVVASEVKNLATQTAKATEDISQQIGQIQSATGDAVRAIQGIASTIDGINQVVSSISAAVEEQGSATAEIARSARMASEGNQRVTNLMQEVGKRAEETREIAGTLSRSSGELGTQTGGLNTAVGQFLDNLRRA
- a CDS encoding tripartite tricarboxylate transporter substrate binding protein, which produces MSGTTGMGRRRALGAALAAGAALAGARGARAQGGAPSGSITLVVPTAPAGTTDFAARLLAEPLSRQLGQTVVVENKAGANGALGTQDVARARPDGTRLLVQYSGYHTGTPALLPNPGYDVKRDFAAVSLLLEAPQVIFLHPSIPATTLAELVAYAKAHPGQLNYASAGTGSLQHLGTELLKLRSGAQMVHVPYRGTGPATQDLVAGRVQMMMTTPPPLMPFVREGRLRAIAITAAQRHPALPDVPTLAEAGLPDLEVIGWFAVFAPAGTPEPVLRRLSEACNSVVDSAEFRRRAEEQGAIIRLQQPAELQARVERELAEWTQVVREARIQPD
- a CDS encoding GntR family transcriptional regulator — translated: MSLASPTLAETIRLRLAEDIHAGQLPPGAEIDESALAERFGASRTPVREALRELAAQGLVEIVPRRGARVARVTLEQLGELFELLAETEAMCARFATWRMTATERFALQRLQAEFAPRPEEAPGALADYDSYNRRFHELIYRGTHNGMLAAHAAALRQRLDPYRRAQYRGDRRIEQSYAEHQAVLDRMLRGAGEEAAQLMRAHMLSASAALARLVQGGFAPDVGTPPG